The DNA sequence gcaacttattattttcaaatcGGAAGACCTCTCTAGTAATaccttgttcgaaagagcataacaaaagaaaactttttgcgcaaatccaaagtcaatatctcaaaccatttcaaaatggcggataATTTGTACCAAGATGTTTGGTCGATGGATTTGACTGATAAGAATTAGCAGGGGGTATTTTAACACAAGAAAAGCAAATTTGagttagatttttgaaaaacccaaaattttccAACTGGCGGTGGGTTCAAGTTCAGAATGTTTGAAAATtgggtttattttttcagaaatctgatgttaaagtttttaatctcatgccaaaataaTCCTAAGTTTCAAGTTCTAGGCGAATCCAAAGGCAAATAACCGAGACGCCAATTTCCGGCCATGTTGAACTTTATTCGgcagccattttgaaattttcgggtttttttttggtaaaatctagtgtcaaatgcgttttttttgTGCGGAAATACTCCCGTACACCGAGTTTCGGACAAATCCATCGCCTTACAACGCAGGTGCCAATTTTGGGCCATGTTGAATTTGAGATGTgatattggcccaatgtaatgcacaataaaaaaacaagatgGTGGAAAATTTCTACGTGAAAAGTGGAAAAGTGAATTTGGATGTGATAGCAAGTCTTTAATACCCAACTCCAACTTCTGatttgaattgagttcggagCGAGCTTCTCAGCCAATAATACGTgtttcctctgggtcgggtttgtttacattctgaCTTCggaactgatgaaccaatcagagagcggcacagacagacaatactctcccgtacacAGGCACCCAATGGTTCCTAAACGTCTAACAATATTAGACGTTAACACTTTAGACGTAAACCTTTTTAGACTCAAGAGACTAACCTTTTAGACAAGAagttttttagtatttttaggTCGGCCATTTCGCCATTTCCATCACCGACATTTATTATCAGCTGTAAGTGTATAACGTAGCACAATGGTTTGTTTAATTTAAGATAGCAAGAATCTCCATCTCATTATCTCATTTAATTCTTTTGTGTTCGATTGAAAATTGAAACCCTCAGCGTTTTTCCAGAGTATGAGTCATCCGTGCGCGTGACGATTGCAAGTAACCTTGTGATAAGTTATTCTCAAGTGGCATTTCACCGATTCTGATCTTGCTTTCGGTAtttctcaaaagaaatttgTGTGGCGTCATTGAAACGTACGTACATATTTTAGCATCCAAAGGTATGTTTACGCAAGTTATTACCATTATTATCAATTGTATACATTACAATAGTACGAGGAGCCAATCATCATCCATAATATGCTCTGCCTTCACTTTTTATCATCACACACCTGTTTGCTCATATCTGCTCGAAAAGTATCATACCATTCTTTTACTTTTCACTGTGCGGACATAAGTAGTTCATCATTGTTTGTTCTTCAGTACCCCTAGTCTTAACTAGCTCTGTCCTCGTGTTTCTAAATTGTAAGAACTGTTTGCTGTAAAAGTGAGGGTAAGTCTTATCATAACGCACAGCAAGTACAACCTCAAGTATATTCTAGATCTTGGCAATATGTACTTATTCCGTTGCATCAGGTTACCCAGCAGTTCCGCTCTTTCACTGAATCGTCCCTACTAAATGCATCAGGTGGAGAGGGATCATTAGCTAAAGCTATAATCAGTTTTTGATACATGTCATTCATTGGTGGTGTGGATACTTGATTATCCGAAGGGAGTGTCAGCGACTTTGATGCAGAGCTGCTGTGATTCATCATTTAACAATCAGCCACCCATATAGAATCGTTACTTCTACTGGAGATTCTTGATCTGAGAGCGCTCGCATCTCACATTACGCAGCCTGAGGTAGGATGAAATCAATCTAGGTCATCTTCATTGTTCTTGACAGTACGGTAGCAGCCATAATTCTGAACGTGGACTGTGAAAGTACCCTTATGAGTAATCAGTCTCTGATGATATGGAAGTAGCTCCGTTCATGGATTGTTTCTCATCTCTGTTAGATTTAATTTAGGATCCTAGGTAGTAACTGTCGCATTCTGAACGATATCTACCTTAGGAAGCAAATCCAAATATACCAGGCATCTACCTTTCAAAGGGGAATTTATGGTGACATAGCACGTTTATAAGTTCTGTGTAAGGCTTTTTTGTGATTTGTATCACAAGCACCTCTGTACGTAATACAGCTTGCAAGAATACGTGATGCATGCACATTGTTTGTTCACTTGATTTCAggctgaaaatttatttttagatgTTATGATCACTACTTGCACCATTCGGTATGTCGCAATTAAATCATGCTGCccttaaaagttcaaaaaaacaaTCCATATTTGCCCTGGGTGGAATCCTAACAGAATTTGATGCAAATCTAAACATTGCAATCCataagaaaaccaaaaaatgcatTAAATGTTGGATGAAAACCAAGTTTTAATTAGATGGAAagctagaaaaaaaattgtttcaaaggtTCCTGCTCAAAAAAGGCTGAAGGTTCAAAGCAAATGCCAACCCCAAAAGAAGTGTTAGTTAATTCCTCATAAATTTACCTATTGTTTTTTGACCAGATTATCCTGTGAACACTAACATCCAAATTAGAGAAGTGTTGTTCATTCGGGTAGAGAGAGTGGGTGTTACCTAGTATTTAAATTTCATCGGTAGATGGTTTGATTTAATCttgtaaattgtaaaaaataattatcaaaaatgGTTCATTGAACATCGTAGACTTTCGTGCTTTATTGATAGACAGATAGATAGACAGATAAatttattctgtaaaaaaaaacatgaacatAAGCAATTACAACAATTACTGTCTCCACTCTGAGCCCAACTTGTGCTGtggagttgtgaatatttttaaaattttcaaagctgaATGAATTTCAACCACTTATCAATTGGTGtcggaaaatttttcagatgaaagGACAAGGCGAGCCGTCGGACTCAAACACAGGGCCAGCGGCAGCTCATGTAACTGCCATGCCCTCAGCTCCTCCTCCTTACAGTGAGGTCGTGGGACATGCAGAAGTGCAAGGAAATGCTCCTCCTCCTGGCTTTTCTGTTAATCCTCGTAAGTTATTCTCATTATTTTATATAatatagttttcttttttcaaatttcaaagattgTTCTGCTCATTTTGATTTCATCAACCTACAGCTTAAGCTCTAATCCAATTAGGAGTATATCCCTGACTATATCTCTTGCGTTTATTTCAAGTTCAacttgaaaattcaaatatcaTTATTCCAATCCGTCGAGAAACACAAACGTGACAGTCTTATATTCTAAGTGCCTCAAGGCATTAAAATTAACAGAAGTCGGTACAATCACCTCTCACATTAGAGACCTAAGATGTTGACTTCCTTTGCCCTTGATAACAGAAAACCAAGAAGCTACACTATGCCTACGAGGACTCGAAACGTGATGGCAGGTGCCTTCTTGATGGCCATAACCAGTGTTACTTCCATCCTCGAATTTTCAAGacaggagttttttttctcattgaatttTTAGCACCTGTAAAGAAAATTACTGTTTCACTGAACATTGCACCGATGGCTATGATGTAATGTCAACACCTTTGTCTTCGAGCCAACAAGTGAAGGAGGGATGTTACTTTCAACTTTTGACAAACTTGAGATTTTTCAGATGCATCATTCGCCTTAGGTGCTGATTTCACCAAAGTCCAGTTcaatcttccttttttttctgtaatctaGTGTACCTTTCATTGACACCGAGACTTTTCTTATTTCAGCACCTTACTCTAACCAGCCTCAGGCAGGATATCCTGGATACCCTGCGTACCCACAATCTGCGCAACCATTTCCTGGACAACCTGGTTTCGGCAATCCAAACCCCACTTTTATAAGTGTTGTTCAACACCCAAGTGGCGCTTCTcgtaagtttattttttttattcttgccGAACTGTTGGACAGCTCGTTCTCCCACAGAAGTACACccaacaaatttgaaaaacccTGCTGACTTTGTGAGAATTTCAGATAAAAGATGTGCCCCTCCAATATGAGGCATTTTTTCATCGAATGTGCATTGTGCAGTgatacatcttttttttttatgttcaaCATATAGGAAGCTAATGCTGTCACAGAAAGGAACCTCTTAATTTCTTTTGCACTTACTCAATGCAATCAATTTTTCTGTCTGTCGTGTTGTAAATGTGCATTTTAATTAACTGCTACACAGTAAAATAGTCTGAAATGTTGCTTTATTGGGGAAATCGTTACTCATAAACTTTATACCGGTCAAGAAAGCTCTGCTTAGGGAAATTTATCCAGCAACCTAGGAAGTAAGGATATAAAATTCTTTCACCAACCctacaaatagaaaaaaatgaagtagatGATAAAAACAATCCTCGCATCAACTCCTTCAAAAAAGAACTGAAGGAAACAATGTGGTGACATGGTCAGATCAGGAAAGGAAAAACTGAAACTTAGGCATTGTTTTCTGTCGTGCTTTTGTTTGATATAGACCTCAGATGAAATTCCTTAGAAGGCTAGGGTACCTTATTCAGTTCCATTAAACTATACTTTTATGGTTTTTAGTTGTTTAAACCCTatacaattttaaaagcatAGCAATCCATGAAAGTATTTCAGACTCCCCAAGAAAATATTcacctttttgaaaaatgaaaacaatgctTTACCTTTTTGTGTTGACTTAATTCTCTCAACCAATTTTCCTGTATCAAAGGACAGACCATTCAGTGAATGTGGATCATAGATAAAAATGAGAGAACATTCACTCTTGATATCCAAACTTTTATAAGTAGAACTTTGTTCATGATTCTTCTCTTTTAACAGGCACCGAAGTAATCATCACATCATTGGGAGCAGGACCCGCACGAATCAAATGTCCAAGATGCAGTGCAGATGTTATCACCAGTACCACAACAGGGCCAAGTTGGCTCGCTCACTTGTGTTGTCTAGCCATGTTTGTTACCGGGTATGTTCTTTCTGAAAATAGCCCCTCCCAtctattttaaataatttcgaGTATAACCACTTTAGAGTCCAACTCCCCATTGGATGTTAAAGGAAGTCGAGGAAGTGAATGAGTAAGGGAAAGAGCAAGAAGTAGCAAAAAAGAACGCATGAACTCTTACTGTAGCAAAGTCTTAGAGAAAAATAAACTGACGCAAGTAAATGGTTGTAGGAATGATGGCGGGCAGGGAAGTGGGGACAAGCAAATGATGGGAGTATCCAAGTGGGGGTGGAGGAAATTTGTACAAACCAGAGTGGTGAAAATAAGCGCATGATAGGCGAGCAGAGAGAGAAAGATAGGACTTGGCATGAGTACCAAAGGGATGGATGGTAGAGTGGAAGGGACCGCTTATCTGCCACTCTCACAACTTTACATAATAGAGTAAGATGTTTTTAAGATAAATTGTTGTCTTGaacatcaaaaccaaaaaagaGAAACTATCATAAATGGAAGAATTCGTAATGCAATATGAATAATAGATTCTTTGAtgcagtttgaaattttcaccctcATATTCTCTTCGAACGCTTTGTTTATCATAATCTCAATTCTACTGCCCATCACTCTGATACTGATAATACTCATCACACTGATAATACCATCACTCCATTCCAGATTTTGCCTTTATCTATTACACATATTGCTCTCTTAACAAAAACCAAACCACCATCGTGCATCAATGTCTCAGTCAGAATTTGCAATGATATAACACAGTCTCTCCAAAAATATTGAGgttgaatttttgtttgttctcttttaatttaacgttttgtcaggaaaaatcaaaagCGTGGATTTGTTTTTGACAGCAGAATTATGAAGTTCccttttttacttatttttttcatataataATTTTTAAGTCAGGTGGTTGATCTCCACACAGAAactgataaaaattgtttttcttttttcgcagATTCTGGCTTTGCAGTTGTTTGCCATATTGCATTAGCTCATTTGACTCTACCGTACATCAATGCCCGAATTGCAAAGCTGTTGTTGGATCCTTTCGTGAAGGTTGTTGATAAGCCTGAAAAACTTATGTACTCAATGCTTTTAACTTCTCGTACAGTTAAGGAGAGATTTTATAATTTCTCAACcaaaatatctatttttattcaaattactATATACCTTACCTTTAATTTAGTTTCTATCATCTCAGCTTGTATAAAGTAAGCAGATCGTTTTCAAcacttgttttcaaaattgcaaaagagATAGGAAGGATTAGTAATGgagattagtttttcttttaaaatttacttccaATCGCTGacaggtattttatttttttgagtgcTCGATTGATTATGTTTTGTGTgctcttttaaaaatgttgattctGTGGAGTTTATTAAATTTAAGAAGGAATTGgaataattttaaagagaaataccAAGCACTGAACTTCTTTTTTGTTCctggaaagttttttttatcaataatcTGACCATCACGAAACttataaaatttcggaaatcgaGCTTCTAACAAATGTAATGTAATACACAATGAATTAGTTCAAGTGAAAAGTCatatttgtgaaaaataaaaacttgtgCTTATTTTTTAACCAATGAGCCTCAAATGGCCTATTTAAAAGCATACTATTCGCTTGTGACACGTTTATGAGGAAGAAAAGTAGTGAACTCAATACGAAAGGTGAAATTTAATACCAAAATCTATAAATGTTATCAAGCCCCTGATGACTAAAAACTGTATGCTTTGCTACATGATTCAACTGATTCAGTAGCCAAGTCTTTCATTATCCAGCTCCTCACTGTAAGTCAGCACTCTCCACTCCCCAGATAAAATTTAGGTTAAGAACAAACCACGATAACTGCTTCAATGTTTCGAATTTAGGATTGATCCATGTCTTGTACGCATATTTTATAGTATCATTCTCGTATAAATTATCATGGTCAATTTAGTCAATACCTGATTTTGGCAGTCAATGAAAGAAGGATTTTGATACATCATCTATTGGTTGATCATTTTTAGCACCAGTACACCTATCGTACTAAACTCTCATTTCTtactgaatttgtttttttaagatCTTTTACTGCATGGGCATCCTGTGAGGAATAGAGACGAAAGCAACAGTTTGAATATACTTTTCGCATCACAAAATTCTTGTTTAGAGTAACTGTTCCctccattttgatttttgatttaatACATTTTGTATTTGCCCTTCAAATCACAAAGTCTAACGTCATCATATAGTCAAAGTCATTGTCGggtatttattttattgaataagtGTTGAAgttagaattttagtttttatttcaaatgtTCCACCTCATATTTACCAGAAATGTAGTTAAGAAAATTCTAGCAACTCGGCTAATTTGGCTGAGAATTGGCTGGGAAAGCAGAAAAAAGTAATGCGTTCGAAAATCATGTCAGCATAGGTGTAGTTCTCCTTTTGAAGCTGTATAGCAttgtttcagattttttgtGCACAGGGCTTTCCAGGTGTGCATCCTTTGTGATCCATGCCGGGAACTATTAAAAGGCACTTTTCATCTACAGATTTGCCGAATATACAGCTCTCAATCTAAATGTTATTCACGATTACAGCTTCAAGGGCttgaaatgtattttattttttatcattagcATTACCATTATATTattctattattattttatatttgaaCTCAAACTTCGGTAAGCTGCCATTTCGCAAAAGTGTTGCCAAAGTTaagctcaaattttaatttgctcTAATGAATTTCTGGCCCAAATACTTAAGATGAGtcaaaaaatcaagagaaacGGGAAGAGAAAACATCTACAATTAAGTAACTTCTctattttcctcttattttatcAGAAGTTCATGTGCCAATACATGACAGAACATTGTCTGAAGGAGACGGGACCATACCAAGTTTATGTTCTTTGTGAAATCCACCAtttgttaataattttttcctacAAAAAGGGTTTGCAGCCTCTTCTGCGAGAAAGTGAACaaaatctaaattattttcagcTGGTTTTTTTATGTGATGTATTGTTTTGTAATAGTACCGCTTTGTGCCTTTTTAGGTGGCAAGCGTGaatgcaaaaataaagttattTGCAAGTTTATCGTAGTCTTATTTCTCATCGTTGAATCCCCTCAATAGCATGCTCAAATCTCAAATATCTACAAATATCAAATTGTCTTATCAATTAATGTATTGTGAATGGGTAGAAGAACCCAAACACAAGGGAATTCCTGTCATGTCACCGTAAGCGAAATTTCCTGTTCAAAATCATCTTTCAAATATtccgattttaaattttcatacggAAAGTAACTATAGCTCACTGGCAGAATTTTCAGCAGAGGAAACTTTTTTGCATCAGATGCGGAAAACTCTCCAGTGTCCTATCGAATAAGTTGCTAGAAGTCAAGTCCTTTCTTGTGCCAACCGAGGGTGTAAGTCCGCATGATAATCCAACAATTTCGAGCTCAGAACTTGgtagattaaaattttaaattgctaTATCTAAAAACTGCCTTTTTTAATTGTACCTACTATTCAAATCACCACAACTCCAGTTTATTCCTTTACAGTTTTGAgcgttttttctctcaaaatgttTGCATATCTTTCCACCATGCTATGGTATTAATGACTTACTTTTGGATTCCTATAGACGGTCACTAATATCATTCGTCGAGGTACTTACTTGTACTATGCATCGACGTTTGGCTAACTGTTAGTCTATGGTCTATTTAGCAATGTCAAATTCTTCTATGGAAGCTTCTTCTTTTTAGCCCTGTCATTCATCACATTTAGATTTGAAGCCATTCGATGATTTTTAATTAAGGACAGGCTGATTGTTGGATTGAGAGGTGAAAAAAGTTTATGATGGAGTGCCTTTTAATCCAAATGAGCTTTCAGTAGTTTTTTAAAGTAAGTACTTAAACAAGTTATCTTCTGTGGAGGATGAGCTCAGTTGGTAATATGTAATCAATTCATGCACGGTGCAAAATGACTCATAGCCTGATGAATTACAGCTCCAGAAATGTGACGGGGAGGATTAAATTGCATGATGCATTAATTGCGTCTGaaggatgaatatttttgcttttttaagcGCAACCCTAAAGACGACAATGCGTAACAATGAAGTAAAAAACCAGCATGCTTGATGGCTTTTGAAATAAATCGAGAGCAAATGAATGTGTAACGAACGAaagttttctcattttgatgtgttttattACAGTTTGAAATTGCCGCGTGGGTTGTCACGCATGCGCATCACGTGTAATTTATGAATGTATGGCGGCAAGccagatgtaaacaaacaagttGGGCCTTGCAAACATGTGCCGTGCGGTTTTCGAAATCGGGAAGACATGTAGACTAATCAAGTACCTAAATTATCACACTCAGAAACTATTTCTAATGTATGGTGTTCGTGATTATAGTAACACAACTTCAGCGTGATAGATATCAAAACTCCAGCTGGAAATCCAATTAATGGAATGATTTGAAAGCCCTCACTTGTTGATTGGTAAGATACCTACTGACATACTTAAGTACCGAATTTTGATGTAACTATACTTAATTTATGCCGAAGAGTCATCTTTATTCTTTGTCTTGTATACTCATAGAATTAGATTTAAACTCTAAATTATAAAACTTTTCGGAATCTGGAGATTTATCTAGTGCCTACCATGTTTGAGGAATGAACTTTATCTGTGCAAGCCATGTAGGTATTGCGCAACAAGAACCTCCTTTTTCAATGATCCATTACGTATCCACGACCTTGAGTACTTATACCTACTTACTTATAACACCGCAAAGTTTTACAATGATGTTATAGTCTTGTAATGAGCTGGTAGGTactcaaaatttcctgatcttcacgataaaaattcagagtcATGATGAGATTACCTGTTTTTCACGATCGACCAAGATCTCTTTGTGGAAAGCCTTATATAGGAGATTTTTTTACTCTAAAATTAggattccttgaatttttttactcaagACTGCTCATTTGTAGGTGAACTTCATCCATTTAATGACTTAGGTACATGTTGTTAAGAGGGGTGATGTTCTATACATGGGAGGGTTTTATCAGTAAGTAGTGGAGCTGGAGAGGAGGGAAGTGTTATTCATAGgagggtttttatttttaagaaaaatcagatAAATCAGCCTGTTCAGACTTCATGATAACCGGCATAGTTGCAATGATGGAGCACAGAACAAGACAGCACACTCCACCTGTTAATATCGCAAGGAACCAGACAGTTGCACAATTTTTCCCCTGCGCTCACAAAAGTTGAGAATTGACATCATCTCTGCAATCTCAGGCACTTACATTTTGAGATGTAGGCACATTCATTGGTGTGTAAAGGATTTTTCATAAGTTGAGGCGTTGAGTGTAGAAAGGACATTTCTCAGTCGCAGTGTTTAAGAATCTCCAGTGCTGATTTTTATCTCAGAAGAGGACATTGTTAggtgaattttctaaaattttacattcTCAGTACCgtaaaaatcatgaagaatacaTTAGTATAAGTTACCTACAGAAAATTACATGCATAATTGCTTTAATTACAATACATGAAACGtcagcggagattttcagacactgcaactAAGAAATGCCTTTTCTGTACCGCACCTCGCACTTCTTCAATTACGTTTACAAACTTTTTCGGCACTctgaccctcccccccccctccctctctccgACGGGTGACGGGTGTCGCCACTCTGTCTAGCGAGTTCGTCAGCTCGacctgcccctccccccccccccgccaccgcCGCTAGCCGCTTGAAATCTGTCAAGGCGCCTAAATAGTTGGGTTTAGTCATGGGTTTAGTTCGGAAGAATTCCTCTGACGACAGATGCTTCTTACCTACTCTTCTGCTGACCCATGTTGTCATGTTGGACGGATATGATATCATCAGTAGGTATGTATCAGCCTCTGTCCTTCATGCTGTGTTAGCTATGAACCCAATGTCACAACCAAAATACATACTGAAACTTTTTGCCtaccttaatttaaaaatctgaattttcgtAGGTACATGCACCCATCTTTCAGATTCTTGATCAAGACATTAATAGCCTGagatgctgaatgtctctaaACACATTAACTAACAAATCATCTTATAATGCATCATGCTTCATCTTTCTCTAACGAGGAATCCAAATCTGAACTGAGATTTTTAAtatcggtgggggggggggggtccaggctGGCCCTGCGAGTGCCttacggggggaggggggtccaggCTAACCTTGCGAGTGCCTTACGGGGGGTAGGGGGGGGGTCTCAAAATTGGAAAGAGTGCCTCGCGTAATTTGTGGACGGCCCCTCACATAGCTGAAAATGTGACTTACGTatgacacactggaaaaaaaaaaaaaaaaaacacattggatctagattccagactctaaaaaacattgacaagaaaaaatactcttgattcaatcggatttttgcttaaatcaaaagaaccaagcctcttaatttgagcggatttccgtttgatttaagcaaaaatctgattgaatcaagagtatattttcttgtcaatgttttcaagagtctggactctagatccaatgtggtttttttccagtgtattcaaaatctaagctcagattcggattcctcgttgaAAGTCGATGTAATTTGATGTATCATACGCTAGCATAGCGTGATAAAAAGAGGCGTGACGCAGGCATACTGATTCTGATACTAACATATCAGTCCAACCTGGCAACACGGGCAGTCACTGAGTAGGTCagctgatgagtaagaagaaTATTTTCGCTTCGCGGAAATCCGTCGGAACAAAACCGAACGCTTATTTAGCGCCGGCGCTCGGGCGGCATAGATAAAGGGGTTGAATTC is a window from the Bemisia tabaci chromosome 5, PGI_BMITA_v3 genome containing:
- the LOC109040776 gene encoding lipopolysaccharide-induced tumor necrosis factor-alpha factor homolog; protein product: MKGQGEPSDSNTGPAAAHVTAMPSAPPPYSEVVGHAEVQGNAPPPGFSVNPPPYSNQPQAGYPGYPAYPQSAQPFPGQPGFGNPNPTFISVVQHPSGASRTEVIITSLGAGPARIKCPRCSADVITSTTTGPSWLAHLCCLAMFVTGFWLCSCLPYCISSFDSTVHQCPNCKAVVGSFREGC